One region of Cucurbita pepo subsp. pepo cultivar mu-cu-16 chromosome LG03, ASM280686v2, whole genome shotgun sequence genomic DNA includes:
- the LOC111791186 gene encoding preprotein translocase subunit SECE1, which produces MAVPISLRFPTVPSTLTNRAASLFVSLRRSSAYHSHPHLHRTIRLPGIRSRRNSMFSAVNAVQESQENTESDGVEVQAGPPREESKTADQPAESGENLGAEIQEALKQRKVEKEGDLIGGVAEEIQKIEWPAFRKVLGTTGVVIGVIAGSSVVLLTVNALLAELSDRVFAGKGVQDFFS; this is translated from the coding sequence ATGGCCGTTCCGATCTCCCTGCGATTTCCGACGGTACCTTCCACTTTAACTAACAGAGCGGCCTCCTTGTTTGTATCACTACGGCGGAGCTCCGCGTATCATTCTCATCCTCACTTACATCGCACGATCAGACTCCCGGGTATTAGGTCTAGAAGGAATAGCATGTTCTCCGCTGTCAATGCCGTGCAGGAAAGCCAAGAGAACACAGAATCTGATGGGGTGGAGGTTCAAGCTGGGCCGCCGAGGGAGGAGTCGAAAACGGCTGATCAACCGGCAGAATCTGGCGAGAATTTGGGCGCCGAAATTCAGGAGGCTTTGAAGCAGCGGAAGGTGGAGAAAGAGGGGGACCTGATTGGCGGAGTGGCGGAGGAGATTCAGAAGATTGAGTGGCCGGCGTTTCGAAAGGTTTTGGGCACGACGGGTGTGGTGATCGGGGTTATTGCTGGTTCTAGTGTCGTTTTGCTCACTGTGAATGCGTTACTGGCGGAGCTGTCCGACCGAGTTTTCGCCGGAAAAGGAGTTCAGGATTTCTTTAGCTGA